From the Dermochelys coriacea isolate rDerCor1 chromosome 26, rDerCor1.pri.v4, whole genome shotgun sequence genome, one window contains:
- the PPIA gene encoding peptidyl-prolyl cis-trans isomerase A gives MAANPIVFFDIAANDEPLGRVTFELFADKVPKTAENFRALTTGEKGFGYKGSCFHRIIPGFMCQGGDFTCHNGTGGKSIYGEKFADENFILKHTGPGILSMANAGPNTNGSQFFICTAKTEWLDGKHVVFGRVKDGMKVVEAMSGLGSREGKTKKKVTISNCGQLS, from the exons ATGGCCGCCAACCCCATCGTGTTCTTCGATATCGCCGCCAACGATGAGCCGTTGGGGCGCGTCACCTTCGAG cTGTTTGCAGACAAGGTTCCAAAGACAGCAG AAAACTTCCGTGCCCTGACCACTGGAGAGAAAGGATTTGGTTACAAGGGGTCCTGCTTTCACAGAATCATTCCTGGATTCATGTGCCAG ggtggTGACTTTACATGCCATAATGGAACAGGTGGCAAATCCATTTATGGTGAGAAGTTTGCTGATGAGAACTTCATCCTGAAGCACACAGGTCCTGGCATCTTGTCTATGGCAAATGCTGGCCCTAATACAAATGGATCCCAGTTCTTCATCTGCACTGCTAAGACTGAATG GTTGGATGGGAAGCATGTTGTCTTTGGCCGTGTCAAAGATGGGATGAAGGTGGTGGAGGCAATGTCTGGCCTTGGATCAAGAGAGGGCAAAACAAAGAAGAAGGTCACCATTTCTAACTGTGGGCAGCTGTCATAA